One stretch of Rosistilla oblonga DNA includes these proteins:
- a CDS encoding YkgJ family cysteine cluster protein, whose product MTAPRPKRIPRELVPKGESLCDYCSAKCCRYFALPIDTPENRQDLDFIRWYLLHDRASMFVEGDTWYLLVHTTCKHLQEDHRCGIYETRPQICRDYTTAECEYEDTWVYDQYFETPEQVQDYMDAMYGHEYESLRSRKPAALPIA is encoded by the coding sequence ATGACCGCACCGAGACCTAAACGCATCCCGCGTGAACTTGTTCCCAAAGGGGAAAGCCTGTGCGATTATTGCAGCGCCAAGTGCTGCCGCTATTTCGCACTGCCGATCGACACTCCCGAGAATCGTCAGGACCTCGATTTCATCCGCTGGTATCTGTTGCACGACCGAGCGAGCATGTTTGTCGAAGGGGATACGTGGTATCTGTTGGTCCACACGACCTGCAAACATTTGCAAGAAGACCATCGCTGCGGAATCTACGAAACCAGGCCGCAGATCTGCCGCGACTACACGACTGCGGAATGTGAATACGAAGATACTTGGGTCTACGACCAGTACTTTGAAACTCCCGAACAGGTCCAGGATTACATGGACGCCATGTACGGGCACGAATACGAATCGCTTCGCAGCCGCAAACCCGCGGCGTTGCCGATTGCATAG
- a CDS encoding formyltetrahydrofolate deformylase — MDVVITALGPDNVGLADPIIHYVTGQGASLSEIQMYDHDEAQLFAMLCRLHLPDGRLDLLEQAMQKIAEKTGLAIRVWSPDKRADRPRIALCTTYRTETPRAVLQAVRDGRIRAEVAVVIGNRKKCQPLAEEFGVPFELIGEADGSANEDAMVQMFDRYEIDYVVLARYMRILPPETCWQFAGGRIINLHHGLLPGFPGFRPYHDAYAARMLTFGATCHFIIPELDAGNQTINQETFAVRPGTPLEEVIRRGEQVNEPSCLVEGVRRVIDREVKLHFHRVVVS; from the coding sequence ATGGACGTTGTTATCACCGCCCTTGGCCCCGACAATGTTGGGCTCGCCGACCCGATCATTCACTACGTGACCGGCCAAGGCGCATCGCTTTCCGAAATCCAGATGTACGACCACGACGAGGCGCAGTTGTTTGCGATGCTCTGCCGGCTGCACCTGCCCGACGGCCGGCTGGATCTGCTGGAACAAGCGATGCAGAAGATCGCTGAGAAGACGGGGCTGGCGATTCGAGTTTGGAGTCCCGACAAACGAGCCGATCGGCCGCGGATCGCGCTCTGCACCACCTACCGCACCGAAACGCCGAGGGCTGTTTTGCAGGCGGTTCGCGATGGCCGGATCCGCGCCGAAGTGGCCGTTGTGATCGGCAATCGCAAGAAGTGCCAACCGTTGGCCGAGGAGTTTGGCGTTCCGTTCGAACTGATCGGCGAGGCGGACGGCAGCGCCAACGAAGACGCCATGGTTCAGATGTTCGATCGCTACGAGATCGACTACGTTGTCTTAGCACGCTACATGCGGATCCTGCCGCCGGAGACGTGCTGGCAGTTCGCGGGGGGGCGAATCATCAACCTGCACCATGGATTGCTGCCCGGTTTTCCCGGCTTCCGCCCCTACCACGACGCCTATGCCGCGCGGATGTTGACCTTTGGTGCGACGTGTCACTTCATCATCCCCGAACTGGATGCCGGGAATCAAACGATCAACCAAGAGACCTTTGCGGTCCGGCCGGGGACGCCGTTGGAAGAGGTGATCCGGCGAGGCGAACAGGTCAACGAGCCCTCTTGCCTGGTCGAAGGAGTTCGTCGCGTGATCGATCGAGAAGTCAAACTGCACTTTCACCGCGTTGTCGTCAGCTGA
- a CDS encoding endonuclease/exonuclease/phosphatase family protein, whose product MHRLICVLLCFQAVAAYADESADDFVVMSWNLEWFFDSQPRDNRSDLAREMSAPDRPNWDWRRDAVAASIASVRPDVVALQEVESSKVMGYLTTTLEDDHDQKFRFVCFDGAEPFTEQDVALLYADNVWLRRSGLNGQSRKMHASGDYYNVFKHLEAELEIGRPSDPEVVTVINLHLRARAERADIRIRQARLVHTWIADRVAAGENVIVLGDLNTEEPAEGVRDDSDLAILCGKHTPRTDDDLIDLHPRLSVDQRQTHLLAGKAFDRILVSPAMIEDDPDRVDLVLRSVQRPRELSVKGDGPDEQDAHWNAYWQIDSNQRDLSDHWPVVARFQLK is encoded by the coding sequence ATGCACCGTTTGATCTGCGTCCTGTTGTGCTTCCAAGCTGTCGCCGCCTACGCCGACGAATCGGCGGACGATTTCGTCGTCATGTCGTGGAATCTCGAATGGTTCTTCGACAGCCAGCCGCGGGACAACCGCAGCGATCTGGCCCGCGAGATGTCGGCGCCCGATCGCCCTAACTGGGACTGGCGTCGCGATGCCGTCGCCGCATCGATCGCGTCGGTCCGCCCCGACGTTGTCGCGCTGCAGGAAGTTGAAAGCAGCAAAGTCATGGGCTACCTGACGACAACTTTGGAAGACGACCACGACCAGAAGTTTCGCTTCGTCTGTTTTGATGGAGCCGAACCGTTCACCGAACAGGACGTCGCGCTTCTGTATGCCGACAACGTTTGGCTGCGCCGGTCGGGACTCAACGGCCAATCGCGGAAGATGCACGCCAGCGGCGACTACTACAACGTCTTCAAACATCTAGAAGCCGAACTGGAAATCGGTCGGCCGAGTGATCCCGAAGTCGTGACGGTGATCAATCTGCATCTGCGAGCTCGCGCCGAACGAGCGGACATCCGGATTCGCCAAGCGCGACTCGTCCACACTTGGATCGCCGATCGAGTCGCTGCCGGAGAGAACGTGATCGTGCTGGGCGATCTGAATACCGAAGAACCTGCCGAGGGCGTCCGCGATGACAGCGACCTCGCGATCCTGTGCGGGAAACATACTCCACGAACCGACGACGACCTGATCGATCTGCACCCGCGGTTGTCCGTCGACCAACGGCAAACGCACCTGTTGGCCGGCAAAGCGTTCGACCGGATCCTGGTCAGCCCCGCCATGATCGAAGACGATCCCGACCGCGTCGACCTGGTCCTGCGATCGGTGCAGCGACCTCGAGAACTATCGGTCAAAGGAGATGGGCCCGATGAACAGGATGCCCACTGGAACGCCTACTGGCAAATCGATTCAAATCAACGCGATCTCAGCGACCACTGGCCTGTGGTCGCCCGCTTTCAACTCAAGTGA
- a CDS encoding RNA-binding S4 domain-containing protein encodes MNQDVSNDPSTDDEDSIRLDNFIKLTGVVGTGGQAKMLIQNGEVTVNGEVETRRRKKLTIGDEIEVFGEVFRVEQD; translated from the coding sequence ATGAACCAAGATGTTTCCAACGACCCCAGCACGGACGATGAAGATTCGATTCGGTTGGACAACTTTATCAAATTGACAGGCGTCGTCGGGACCGGCGGCCAAGCCAAGATGTTGATTCAAAATGGCGAGGTCACGGTCAATGGCGAAGTCGAAACGCGGCGTCGCAAAAAGTTGACGATTGGCGACGAGATCGAAGTCTTCGGAGAAGTCTTCCGCGTCGAACAGGATTAG